A portion of the Rhodopseudomonas sp. BAL398 genome contains these proteins:
- a CDS encoding ATP-binding protein translates to MTDGAEVQKLLRQQAAIARFGSFALREWDLNKILTEATRACAEGLGVRFSKVCRYRAEENDLLVVAGFGWNDGVVGYVVSRADMSSPQGRAFSTGEPSVCDDIQAAGFSLPAFYAEHGIASIVDVIIKGSDEQPYGILEIDSDRHQKFDQYDINFLTGFANVLAEAVSTASRAAELKATVDQMRAMVIEKEQMLQAKDVADQQLRQAQKMEAVGQLTGGIAHDLNNILTVIVGNMELLIDGVADRPSLAELAHMVDDAATRGADLTQRLLSFARKQPLQPREVDVNALVMKATSLLRQTLDRRVEIKMDLATTVPRALIDPGQLTNAILNLALNARDAMEQNGTLSIETSDVVLDDASEPTADGITPGRYVLISVADNGHGIPADLIDKVCEPFFTTKDVGKGSGLGLSMVQGFVQQSGGQIRISSTEGFGTTIRIYLPQAAESVQSVAVPAAAAVATGVCETILVVEDDELVRNFVIAQIQSLGYQALSAANAEEALVVIDNAEHIDLLFTDMIMPGALNGRQLAEQAMRRRASLKVLFTSGYSDDTIIHYGRLDPGVLLLPKPYRRADLARSIRIALEVASPQQLMTSTSTRSALKSPNAA, encoded by the coding sequence TTGACCGATGGCGCAGAAGTCCAGAAGTTGCTTCGGCAGCAGGCGGCGATCGCCCGGTTCGGCAGTTTTGCGTTGCGCGAGTGGGATCTGAACAAGATCCTGACCGAGGCGACCAGGGCTTGCGCGGAAGGCCTGGGTGTTCGCTTCAGCAAGGTCTGCCGCTACCGCGCCGAGGAGAACGACCTGCTGGTTGTCGCCGGTTTCGGCTGGAACGATGGCGTGGTCGGCTATGTGGTGTCGCGCGCCGACATGAGTTCACCGCAAGGCCGAGCGTTCAGTACCGGGGAGCCGTCGGTCTGCGACGATATCCAGGCGGCAGGGTTCAGCCTGCCCGCGTTCTATGCCGAGCACGGCATCGCCTCGATCGTCGATGTCATCATCAAGGGCAGCGACGAACAGCCTTATGGCATTCTCGAGATCGACAGCGACCGGCATCAGAAGTTCGACCAATACGATATCAATTTTCTCACCGGCTTTGCCAATGTGCTGGCGGAGGCGGTCTCCACCGCCTCGCGGGCGGCGGAGCTGAAGGCCACGGTCGACCAGATGAGGGCGATGGTCATCGAGAAAGAGCAAATGCTGCAGGCCAAGGACGTCGCCGATCAGCAGCTTCGCCAGGCCCAGAAGATGGAAGCGGTCGGGCAATTGACCGGCGGTATCGCCCACGACCTCAACAACATCCTCACCGTGATCGTGGGAAATATGGAGCTGTTGATCGACGGGGTTGCGGATCGGCCGTCGCTGGCGGAACTCGCCCACATGGTCGATGACGCCGCGACGCGCGGCGCCGACCTCACCCAGCGGCTGCTGTCGTTCGCGCGAAAGCAGCCGCTTCAGCCGCGCGAGGTCGACGTCAATGCGCTGGTGATGAAGGCCACTAGCCTGTTGCGGCAAACGCTGGATCGTCGGGTCGAGATCAAGATGGATCTGGCCACCACGGTGCCCCGCGCCTTGATCGATCCCGGCCAATTGACCAATGCGATCCTCAATCTGGCGCTGAATGCCCGCGACGCGATGGAGCAAAACGGCACGCTGTCGATCGAAACCAGCGATGTCGTTCTCGACGATGCGAGCGAGCCTACGGCCGACGGCATTACGCCCGGGCGCTATGTGCTGATTTCGGTGGCCGATAATGGCCACGGCATTCCGGCCGACCTGATCGACAAAGTCTGCGAGCCGTTCTTCACCACAAAGGATGTCGGCAAGGGCTCCGGCCTGGGGCTCAGCATGGTTCAGGGCTTCGTTCAGCAATCCGGCGGACAAATCCGGATTTCCAGCACCGAGGGGTTCGGCACGACGATCCGGATCTATCTTCCGCAAGCGGCGGAGAGCGTCCAATCCGTCGCGGTGCCGGCGGCCGCCGCGGTGGCCACTGGCGTGTGCGAGACGATCCTGGTGGTCGAGGACGATGAATTGGTGCGGAATTTCGTGATCGCGCAGATTCAAAGCCTGGGCTATCAGGCGCTGTCGGCGGCCAATGCGGAGGAGGCCCTGGTTGTGATCGACAACGCGGAACACATCGATCTGCTGTTTACCGACATGATCATGCCCGGCGCGCTGAACGGCCGTCAACTCGCCGAACAGGCGATGCGGCGCAGGGCATCCCTCAAGGTGCTGTTCACTTCCGGCTATTCGGACGACACCATCATCCATTATGGCCGGCTCGATCCCGGCGTGCTGCTGCTGCCCAAACCCTACCGCAGGGCGGATCTCGCGCGCTCGATTCGCATTGCGCTTGAGGTCGCTTCGCCGCAGCAGCTGATGACGTCGACCAGTACAAGATCCGCGCTGAAATCGCCCAACGCGGCTTGA
- a CDS encoding DUF1127 domain-containing protein, producing MADDDHRYPGRLRDLTPQQWTELRRTIIAQSHAERDRAIRKVFVAAWGGVRMLWRIGRRLWLGQQARNALRAMSDNELRDLGIRHHDIDAAIVRGRASDLNRPGGGSLARRCGRDNELKLPQPCRFADL from the coding sequence ATGGCGGACGACGATCATCGCTATCCTGGGAGGTTGCGCGACCTGACCCCGCAGCAATGGACCGAGCTGCGACGGACCATCATCGCGCAGAGCCATGCCGAGCGGGATCGGGCGATCCGCAAGGTGTTTGTCGCGGCGTGGGGCGGCGTGAGGATGCTCTGGCGCATCGGGCGCCGGCTCTGGCTTGGTCAGCAGGCCCGTAATGCATTGCGGGCGATGAGCGACAACGAGCTGCGCGATCTCGGTATCCGGCACCACGATATCGATGCGGCGATTGTCCGTGGCCGCGCGAGCGACCTCAACCGCCCCGGCGGCGGCTCGCTTGCGCGCCGTTGCGGCAGGGACAATGAGCTAAAGTTGCCCCAGCCTTGTCGCTTCGCCGATCTGTGA
- a CDS encoding malonyl-CoA decarboxylase, translated as MPNGTDRSSGFLGGLLNTLTERGRGLLGRTNPTPMSQTELIALGETLLSRRGEATGVALANSLHAGYAGASEADQLGFLNALAERFGPDLAELDAAIDVVRGGDASPQAIGRLHDAAEPRRQELIRRLNLAPGGTASLVRMRAALLGQIAEHPQLKHVDDDFVHLFSSWFNRGFLVLQRIDWTTPANILEKIIRYEQVHAINDWDNLRARLAPPDRRCYGFFHPQLVDEPLIFVEVALTRAIPGAITPLLDLERTPIAASEATTAVFYSISNTQKGLAGISFGHFLIKQVVETIKSELPNLQNFVTLSPAPGFAAWLRREREADPPRLDAATRATLDLLDAPDWLDNPELAERVKPVLQPLAAAYFLEAKTPRGQPADPVARFHLGNGARLERLNFLGDRSANGLRQSHGLMVNYLYALGEIETNHEAFAERGQVTSSSAVRKLLAARPPAVENVAAS; from the coding sequence ATGCCGAATGGCACGGACCGCAGCTCGGGTTTTCTCGGGGGACTGCTCAACACGCTGACCGAGCGCGGCCGCGGCCTGCTTGGCCGCACCAACCCGACCCCGATGTCGCAGACCGAACTGATCGCGCTCGGCGAGACACTGCTGTCACGACGCGGCGAAGCCACCGGGGTCGCGCTGGCCAATTCGCTGCATGCCGGCTATGCCGGGGCCAGCGAAGCCGACCAGCTTGGCTTTCTCAACGCGCTGGCGGAGCGGTTCGGTCCGGATCTGGCCGAACTCGACGCCGCGATTGATGTCGTGCGGGGCGGCGACGCATCGCCGCAGGCGATCGGCCGGCTGCACGACGCCGCCGAGCCGCGGCGGCAGGAATTGATCCGGCGGCTCAATCTGGCGCCCGGCGGCACCGCGTCGCTGGTGCGGATGCGCGCGGCGCTGCTCGGGCAGATCGCCGAGCATCCCCAGCTCAAGCATGTCGATGACGATTTCGTTCATCTGTTTTCGTCCTGGTTCAACCGGGGTTTCCTGGTGCTGCAGCGGATCGACTGGACCACGCCGGCCAATATCCTGGAAAAGATCATCCGCTACGAACAGGTCCATGCCATCAACGACTGGGACAATCTGCGGGCGCGACTGGCGCCGCCCGACCGGCGCTGCTACGGCTTTTTCCATCCCCAACTGGTCGATGAACCGCTGATCTTCGTCGAGGTCGCGCTGACCCGCGCGATTCCGGGGGCGATCACCCCGTTGCTCGACCTCGAGCGCACGCCGATCGCCGCCTCCGAGGCGACGACCGCGGTGTTCTATTCGATCTCCAATACCCAGAAGGGGCTGGCCGGAATCTCGTTCGGCCATTTCCTGATCAAGCAGGTGGTCGAGACCATCAAGAGCGAATTGCCCAACCTGCAGAATTTCGTGACGCTGTCACCGGCACCGGGCTTCGCCGCATGGCTGCGGCGCGAGCGCGAGGCCGATCCGCCGCGGCTCGACGCCGCGACCCGCGCCACGCTGGACCTGCTCGATGCGCCGGACTGGTTGGACAATCCGGAGCTTGCCGAGCGCGTCAAGCCGGTGCTGCAGCCGCTGGCGGCGGCGTATTTCCTGGAAGCCAAGACGCCGCGCGGCCAGCCGGCCGACCCGGTGGCGCGGTTTCATCTCGGCAACGGCGCCCGGCTAGAGCGGCTGAATTTTCTCGGCGACCGCTCGGCCAATGGATTGCGGCAGTCGCATGGGCTGATGGTGAATTATCTCTATGCGCTTGGCGAGATCGAAACCAACCACGAGGCCTTCGCCGAGCGCGGCCAGGTGACATCCTCGTCCGCGGTCCGCAAGCTGCTGGCGGCGCGTCCGCCGGCGGTCGAAAACGTCGCGGCGAGCTGA
- a CDS encoding GNAT family N-acetyltransferase has product MRPAPIREPVLDTPRLLLRPWRASDIAPNTAMLADPGTARFITVDDKPVTDALTGWRNAATMAGHWALHGFGMFVVEEKSSGSFVGRVGPWCPPNWPGFEVGWGIVKEARGKGYAVEAARVSIDWVFANFRVDQIVHCIDHENAGSQAVARRLGAKIERQIDLFGHPADLWVTRRQAWPAG; this is encoded by the coding sequence ATGCGGCCCGCGCCGATCCGGGAGCCGGTGCTGGACACGCCGCGGCTGTTGTTGCGGCCGTGGCGGGCGTCCGACATCGCGCCCAACACCGCGATGCTCGCCGATCCGGGCACCGCGCGATTCATCACCGTCGACGACAAGCCGGTGACCGACGCTTTGACCGGCTGGCGTAACGCGGCGACGATGGCAGGGCACTGGGCGTTGCACGGCTTCGGCATGTTCGTGGTCGAGGAAAAATCCAGCGGCAGCTTTGTCGGCCGGGTCGGGCCGTGGTGTCCGCCGAACTGGCCCGGCTTCGAGGTCGGCTGGGGCATCGTCAAGGAGGCGCGCGGCAAGGGCTATGCGGTGGAGGCAGCGCGGGTCTCGATCGATTGGGTGTTCGCGAATTTCAGGGTCGATCAGATCGTGCATTGCATCGATCATGAGAACGCCGGGTCGCAAGCGGTCGCGCGGCGGCTCGGCGCCAAGATCGAGCGGCAGATCGATCTGTTCGGACATCCCGCCGATCTTTGGGTCACGCGGCGCCAGGCTTGGCCTGCCGGGTGA
- a CDS encoding phosphoribosylaminoimidazolesuccinocarboxamide synthase, protein MPPMLASDLPLEKIGRGKVRDIYAVDADRLLLLTTDRISAFDVVMAETIPMKGAVLTQISAWWFNQLGGVVPHHMISADADDIIAQVPALAGQRAALAGRAMLCRRSTVFPIECVIRGYLTGSAWKEYAASGTLAGEKLPEGLLESAKLEPSIFSPATKAETGHDENITIAQMREAVGDEDAYTLESMSRAVYTQGEAIAREQGIIIADTKFEFGRDADGRIILIDEVMTPDSSRFWAADVYQPGRSQPSFDKQPLRDYLDAERRAGRWNGDAPPPPLPANVVEATSKRYLDAYRRLTGADLVVT, encoded by the coding sequence ATGCCCCCCATGCTCGCCAGCGACCTGCCCCTTGAAAAGATCGGGCGCGGCAAGGTCCGCGATATCTACGCCGTCGATGCCGACCGGCTGCTGCTGCTGACCACCGACCGGATCAGCGCCTTCGACGTGGTGATGGCGGAAACCATTCCGATGAAGGGCGCGGTGCTGACCCAGATCAGCGCCTGGTGGTTCAACCAGCTCGGCGGCGTGGTGCCGCACCACATGATCTCGGCCGACGCCGACGACATCATCGCCCAGGTGCCGGCGCTGGCCGGGCAACGCGCCGCACTGGCCGGGCGCGCCATGCTGTGCCGGCGGAGCACGGTGTTTCCGATCGAATGCGTGATCCGTGGCTATCTGACCGGCTCGGCGTGGAAGGAATATGCCGCCTCGGGCACGCTGGCCGGCGAGAAACTGCCCGAGGGCCTGCTAGAAAGCGCCAAGCTCGAGCCGTCGATCTTCAGCCCGGCCACCAAGGCCGAGACCGGCCATGACGAGAACATCACCATCGCGCAGATGCGGGAGGCGGTCGGCGACGAAGACGCCTACACGCTGGAGAGCATGAGCCGCGCGGTCTACACCCAGGGCGAGGCGATCGCCCGCGAGCAGGGCATCATCATCGCCGACACCAAATTCGAATTCGGCCGCGACGCCGACGGCCGCATCATCCTGATCGACGAGGTGATGACACCCGACAGTTCGCGGTTCTGGGCCGCCGACGTGTATCAGCCCGGCCGGTCGCAGCCCTCCTTCGACAAGCAGCCGCTGCGCGACTATCTCGATGCCGAACGCCGCGCCGGGCGCTGGAATGGCGACGCCCCGCCTCCGCCGCTGCCGGCCAATGTGGTCGAGGCCACCAGCAAGCGCTATCTCGACGCCTATCGGCGGCTGACCGGCGCGGATCTGGTCGTGACCTGA
- a CDS encoding pirin family protein has product MSWMPSNDPLLGDARTCDALELIIVPRTRDLGDGFSVRRALPHGKRQMVGPFIFFDHFGPVQFVSGKGMDVRPHPHIGLSTVTYLFDGRIMHRDSEGNAQEIAPGAMNLMTAGRGIAHSERTPDVQRRDGQQMLGLQSWIALPKDKEEIAPSFQHFGAATLPTVTDTGFTARIIAGSSFGQSSPVAMASPWFYAEVGVAAGSSVPLDPDHEERAIYLVDGEIKIAGDRHTGPCLLIFRPGDRITVRAISAARMMFLGGDALEGPRHIWWNFVSSSKERIEQAKQDWKTGRFAHVPDETEFIPLPE; this is encoded by the coding sequence ATGAGCTGGATGCCGTCGAACGATCCGCTGCTCGGTGACGCCAGGACCTGCGACGCGCTGGAGCTGATCATCGTGCCGCGCACCCGCGACCTCGGCGACGGCTTTTCGGTGCGCCGGGCGCTGCCGCACGGCAAGCGGCAGATGGTCGGCCCGTTCATCTTCTTCGATCATTTCGGCCCGGTGCAGTTCGTCTCCGGCAAGGGCATGGATGTGCGGCCGCATCCGCATATCGGCCTGTCCACGGTGACCTATCTGTTCGACGGCCGGATCATGCATCGCGACAGCGAGGGCAACGCCCAGGAGATCGCGCCCGGCGCGATGAACCTGATGACTGCCGGCCGCGGCATCGCACATTCCGAGCGCACCCCCGACGTCCAGCGCCGCGACGGCCAGCAGATGCTCGGGCTGCAAAGCTGGATCGCCCTACCGAAAGACAAAGAAGAGATCGCGCCGTCGTTCCAGCATTTCGGCGCCGCGACGCTGCCGACCGTCACCGACACCGGCTTTACCGCGCGGATCATCGCCGGCTCGAGCTTCGGGCAATCCTCGCCGGTGGCGATGGCGTCGCCCTGGTTCTATGCCGAGGTCGGCGTCGCGGCCGGGAGCAGCGTACCGCTCGATCCCGATCACGAGGAGCGCGCGATCTATCTGGTCGACGGCGAGATCAAAATCGCCGGCGACCGCCATACCGGGCCTTGCCTGTTGATCTTTCGGCCCGGCGACCGCATCACGGTGCGGGCGATCAGCGCGGCGCGGATGATGTTTCTCGGCGGCGACGCGCTGGAAGGCCCGCGCCATATCTGGTGGAATTTCGTCTCCTCCAGCAAGGAGCGGATCGAACAGGCCAAGCAGGACTGGAAAACCGGCCGCTTCGCCCACGTCCCCGACGAGACCGAATTCATTCCGCTGCCGGAATGA
- a CDS encoding NAD-dependent succinate-semialdehyde dehydrogenase codes for MSPTAAARSAKPTPPSLRDRLKDPALLREHCFIDGAWTGTPDFPVTNPVNDIELAKVPNLGAAEATQAVEAAERAFPAWAKLTAKQRSNILRKWFDLIIANREDLALILTSEQGKPLAEALGEVDIGAAYVEFFAEEARRVYGETIPTQRPDARLIAIRQPLGVCGAITPWNFPNSMITRKVSPALAAGCTVVLKPAMETPLSALALVALAEQAGVPKGVFNIITGDASAIGKVLCEHPAVRFVGFTGSTKVGKILYQQAAVGVKKLGLELGGNAPFIVFDDADVDAAVEGAMVSKYRNMGQTCVCANRLYVQDGVYDSFVEKLAAKVAAMKIGDGTEQGVTQGPLINEAAVAKTEKHIADALSHGAKVITGGKRHALGGTFFEPTVLADVPAGALVAREETFGPLAPVFRFKTEDEVIKLANDTPFGLASYFYSRDLGRVWRVSEALETGMVGVNSGLITTEVAPFGGVKESGLGREGSHHGMEEYVEIKYVMMAGI; via the coding sequence ATGTCCCCGACCGCCGCCGCGCGCAGCGCGAAACCCACCCCGCCCTCGCTCCGCGATCGCCTGAAGGATCCCGCGCTGCTGCGCGAGCATTGTTTCATCGACGGCGCCTGGACCGGAACGCCGGATTTTCCGGTGACCAATCCGGTCAACGACATCGAACTCGCCAAGGTGCCGAATCTGGGCGCCGCGGAGGCCACCCAGGCGGTCGAAGCCGCCGAGCGCGCGTTTCCGGCCTGGGCCAAGCTCACCGCCAAGCAGCGTTCCAACATCCTGCGCAAATGGTTCGACCTGATCATCGCCAACCGCGAGGATCTGGCGCTGATCCTGACCTCGGAGCAGGGCAAGCCGCTCGCCGAGGCGCTGGGCGAAGTCGATATCGGCGCGGCTTACGTCGAATTCTTCGCCGAGGAGGCGCGCCGGGTCTATGGCGAGACGATCCCGACGCAGCGCCCCGACGCCCGGCTGATCGCGATCCGCCAGCCGCTCGGGGTCTGCGGCGCGATCACGCCGTGGAATTTCCCGAATTCGATGATCACCCGCAAAGTCTCGCCGGCGCTGGCGGCGGGTTGCACCGTGGTGCTGAAGCCCGCGATGGAGACGCCGCTGAGCGCGCTGGCGTTGGTGGCACTGGCCGAGCAGGCCGGCGTGCCCAAGGGCGTGTTCAACATCATCACCGGCGACGCCTCGGCGATCGGCAAGGTGCTGTGCGAACATCCGGCGGTGCGCTTTGTCGGCTTCACCGGCTCCACCAAGGTCGGCAAGATCCTGTACCAGCAGGCCGCGGTCGGGGTGAAGAAGCTCGGTCTCGAACTCGGCGGCAACGCCCCCTTCATCGTGTTCGACGATGCCGATGTCGATGCCGCCGTCGAAGGCGCGATGGTGTCGAAATATCGCAACATGGGCCAGACCTGCGTCTGCGCCAACCGGCTCTACGTTCAGGACGGCGTCTACGATTCCTTCGTCGAGAAACTCGCCGCCAAGGTCGCCGCGATGAAGATCGGCGACGGCACCGAACAGGGCGTGACGCAAGGCCCGCTGATCAATGAAGCCGCGGTGGCGAAGACCGAAAAGCACATCGCAGATGCGCTGTCGCACGGCGCCAAGGTGATCACCGGCGGCAAGCGCCACGCGCTCGGCGGCACTTTCTTCGAGCCGACCGTGCTGGCCGATGTGCCGGCCGGCGCGCTGGTGGCGCGGGAGGAAACCTTCGGGCCATTGGCGCCGGTGTTCCGTTTCAAGACCGAGGACGAGGTGATCAAGCTCGCCAACGACACGCCGTTCGGGCTGGCGAGCTACTTCTACTCGCGCGATCTCGGCCGGGTCTGGCGGGTCTCCGAGGCGCTGGAAACCGGCATGGTCGGGGTCAATTCCGGCCTGATCACCACCGAAGTCGCGCCCTTCGGCGGCGTCAAGGAATCGGGCCTCGGCCGCGAAGGCTCGCATCACGGCATGGAAGAATATGTCGAGATCAAATATGTGATGATGGCGGGGATCTGA
- a CDS encoding crotonase/enoyl-CoA hydratase family protein produces the protein MDQTDILVERDGPVTIISINRPHRRNAVDGLTARKLFDAFLAFDADAAASVAVFTGIGGHFCAGADLKAVAAGDINKKREVGGHQSIAPMGPSRLRLGKPVIAAIEGYAVAGGLELALWADMRVAAAGATFGVFCRRFGVPLIDLGTIRLPRLIGHSQAIDLILTGRPVGAEEAHRIGLANRLVPDGEARARAIELAKQIAQFPQACLRADRLSALGQWDLDEEDAIANEMRGGLAVIASGETLDGASRFASGEGRHGAFGSRKG, from the coding sequence ATGGACCAGACCGACATCCTCGTCGAGCGCGACGGGCCGGTGACCATCATCTCGATCAACCGGCCGCATCGTCGGAATGCCGTCGACGGCCTGACCGCGCGCAAATTATTCGACGCGTTTCTGGCGTTCGACGCCGACGCGGCCGCCTCGGTGGCGGTGTTCACCGGGATCGGCGGGCATTTCTGCGCCGGCGCCGATCTCAAGGCGGTGGCGGCCGGCGACATCAACAAGAAGCGCGAAGTCGGCGGCCATCAGTCGATCGCCCCGATGGGGCCGAGCCGGTTGCGATTGGGAAAGCCGGTGATCGCCGCGATCGAGGGCTATGCGGTGGCGGGCGGGCTGGAGCTGGCGCTGTGGGCCGACATGCGGGTCGCCGCCGCGGGCGCTACCTTCGGGGTGTTCTGCCGCCGGTTCGGCGTGCCGCTGATCGATCTCGGTACCATCCGGCTGCCGCGGCTTATCGGCCATTCCCAGGCCATCGACCTGATCCTCACCGGCCGCCCGGTCGGCGCCGAGGAGGCGCACCGCATCGGGCTGGCCAACCGGCTGGTGCCGGATGGCGAAGCACGCGCGCGGGCGATCGAGCTGGCCAAACAGATCGCGCAATTTCCGCAGGCCTGCCTGCGCGCCGACCGGCTATCGGCACTCGGCCAATGGGACCTCGACGAAGAGGACGCCATCGCCAATGAAATGCGCGGCGGCCTCGCCGTGATCGCCTCGGGCGAAACGCTCGACGGCGCCTCGCGCTTTGCCTCCGGCGAAGGCCGCCACGGCGCATTCGGAAGCCGCAAGGGATAG
- a CDS encoding LysR family transcriptional regulator: MDLAELRIFCAVVRAGGVTRAAERLHRVQSNVTTRLRQLEDDLGQPLFVREGKRLHLTPAGRVLLGYADRILALADEARAALQDSQPRGVLRIGAMESTAAVRLPAPLNEFHRRYPQVTLELRIGTPDALAKAILAGELDAAFVAEPIADAPFDKMHAFDEVPVIVSAADHPEISAQGAAPRAVLVFENGCPHRKRLEDWYRKRGAMPERTTELGSYHAMLGCVVAGMGIALLPESVLTTFPESKRLTVHRLPEGENRAETVLIWRKGTSSPNIGALQQALRDAAALRPSLAS; encoded by the coding sequence ATGGATCTGGCCGAGCTACGCATCTTCTGCGCCGTGGTGCGCGCGGGCGGCGTCACCCGCGCGGCCGAGCGGCTGCATCGAGTGCAGTCCAATGTCACCACCCGGCTGCGTCAGCTGGAGGACGATCTCGGCCAGCCGCTGTTCGTCCGCGAGGGCAAGCGGCTGCACCTGACCCCCGCCGGCCGGGTGCTGCTTGGCTACGCCGACCGCATCCTCGCGCTCGCCGACGAGGCCCGCGCCGCATTGCAGGATTCGCAGCCGCGCGGCGTGCTGCGCATCGGCGCGATGGAAAGCACCGCGGCGGTGCGCCTGCCCGCGCCGCTCAACGAATTTCACCGGCGCTATCCGCAAGTGACGCTGGAGCTGCGGATTGGCACGCCTGACGCGCTGGCCAAGGCGATCCTGGCCGGCGAACTCGACGCCGCCTTCGTCGCCGAGCCGATCGCCGATGCGCCGTTCGACAAGATGCACGCCTTCGACGAGGTGCCGGTGATCGTCTCCGCCGCCGATCATCCCGAGATCAGCGCGCAGGGCGCGGCTCCGCGCGCGGTGCTGGTGTTCGAGAATGGCTGCCCGCATCGCAAGCGGCTGGAAGATTGGTACAGGAAGCGCGGCGCGATGCCGGAGCGCACCACCGAACTCGGGTCGTATCACGCCATGCTCGGATGTGTCGTTGCCGGCATGGGCATCGCGCTGTTGCCCGAAAGCGTGCTGACAACTTTTCCGGAGAGCAAGCGGCTGACCGTTCATCGGCTGCCGGAAGGCGAGAACCGCGCCGAGACCGTGCTGATCTGGCGCAAGGGCACCAGCTCACCGAATATCGGGGCGCTGCAACAGGCGCTTCGCGACGCCGCCGCACTGCGTCCGAGCCTCGCTAGCTAA
- a CDS encoding MmgE/PrpD family protein: MANETATLAGYVAALKFDDIPRDVVSRAKLLTLDFLGSAIRARRDAESTPALLAMLKALSLDGDGDATVFGDTKGWTPAVAALLNGALGHSLDFDDTHADSSLHPSAPVVPAAFAVGEMVGASGREVLTAIVAGYEVCCRLGNALDPTSHYARGFHPTATAGTYGAAAAAAKLFGLSPDQIVSAFGVSGSQAAGSLQFLVNGAWNKRYQVGAAAMNGVIAATLARNDFLGATQSVEGIHGLLVGYSDNAHPDKAVAGLGSVYETMKIGVKPYPSCRYTHAALDALIAMRREHNLTPDQVKRVEIGLHRNGITLTGDAATKRHPTSIVGGQFSMFFTGAVALDQGRFGWDDYARLGDAAIDALADKFEVVQDDRLEGKTHPFGGRVTITTDDGVHERIYADPSGEPTSFPSDQAMAEKFLLLTRSVLNGGAEKFADAILTLESYSQIGEATRLGQL, encoded by the coding sequence ATGGCCAACGAGACCGCAACCCTGGCCGGCTACGTCGCCGCGCTGAAATTCGACGACATTCCCCGCGACGTCGTTTCCCGCGCCAAACTGTTGACGCTGGATTTTCTCGGCAGCGCGATCCGGGCGCGACGCGACGCCGAATCCACCCCGGCGCTGCTGGCGATGCTGAAGGCTCTTTCGCTCGACGGCGACGGCGACGCCACCGTGTTCGGCGACACCAAGGGCTGGACCCCCGCGGTGGCGGCCTTGCTGAATGGCGCGCTCGGCCATTCGCTGGATTTTGACGATACCCACGCCGATTCGTCGCTGCATCCCTCGGCGCCGGTAGTACCCGCGGCGTTTGCGGTCGGCGAGATGGTCGGCGCCTCCGGCCGCGAGGTGCTCACCGCGATCGTCGCCGGCTATGAAGTGTGCTGCCGGCTCGGCAATGCGCTCGATCCGACCTCGCATTACGCCCGCGGCTTCCACCCCACCGCGACCGCCGGCACCTATGGCGCCGCCGCCGCCGCCGCGAAGCTGTTCGGGCTGTCGCCAGATCAGATCGTGTCGGCCTTCGGCGTCTCCGGCAGCCAGGCCGCCGGTTCGCTGCAATTCCTGGTCAACGGCGCCTGGAACAAGCGTTACCAGGTCGGCGCAGCGGCGATGAACGGGGTGATCGCCGCGACGCTGGCGCGCAATGATTTTCTCGGCGCGACGCAATCGGTCGAGGGCATTCACGGGCTGCTGGTCGGCTACAGCGACAACGCTCATCCGGACAAGGCGGTGGCTGGGCTGGGCTCGGTCTACGAGACCATGAAGATCGGGGTGAAACCCTATCCGAGCTGCCGCTACACCCATGCGGCGCTGGATGCGCTGATCGCGATGCGGCGCGAGCACAATCTGACGCCCGATCAGGTCAAGCGGGTCGAGATCGGGCTGCACCGCAACGGCATTACGCTGACCGGCGACGCCGCCACCAAGCGGCACCCGACCTCGATCGTCGGCGGCCAGTTCTCGATGTTCTTCACCGGCGCGGTGGCGCTGGACCAGGGCCGGTTCGGCTGGGATGATTATGCCCGGCTCGGTGATGCGGCGATCGATGCGCTGGCCGACAAGTTCGAGGTGGTGCAGGACGACCGGCTCGAGGGCAAGACCCATCCGTTCGGCGGCCGGGTGACGATCACCACCGATGACGGCGTCCACGAGCGGATCTATGCCGATCCGTCCGGCGAGCCGACCTCGTTTCCAAGCGATCAGGCGATGGCGGAGAAATTCCTGCTACTGACCCGCAGCGTGCTCAATGGCGGCGCCGAGAAATTCGCCGACGCGATCCTGACGCTGGAGAGCTATTCACAGATCGGCGAAGCGACAAGGCTGGGGCAACTTTAG